The following coding sequences are from one Mycolicibacterium aichiense window:
- the cobF gene encoding precorrin-6A synthase (deacetylating): MRTIHVIGIGAGDPDYVTSQAIRALGDTDVFFAMDKGETKSDLVALRREICARFIDEPGYRFVELPDPKRASDGDYTEAVADWHSARAELWAQAIDTELGPDGVGAFLAWGDPSLYDSTLRILDEVARHVEFDYDVIPGITAIQALTARHRIPLNDVGEPVLITTGRKLRKTGLTGSAVVMLDGDCAFLGCPPQTRIWWGAYLGTGDELLMSGTVGEVGERIAALRAEARAKHGWIMDIYLLRA; the protein is encoded by the coding sequence GTGCGCACCATCCACGTCATCGGTATCGGGGCCGGCGATCCCGACTACGTGACATCGCAGGCGATCCGCGCGCTGGGCGACACCGACGTGTTCTTCGCGATGGACAAGGGCGAGACGAAAAGCGACCTTGTCGCCCTGCGCCGCGAGATCTGCGCGAGGTTCATCGACGAGCCCGGCTACCGGTTCGTGGAACTGCCCGACCCGAAACGCGCGTCCGACGGCGACTACACCGAGGCCGTCGCCGACTGGCATTCCGCCCGCGCCGAGCTGTGGGCCCAGGCCATCGACACCGAGCTCGGGCCCGATGGCGTCGGCGCCTTCCTCGCGTGGGGCGACCCGTCGCTCTACGACAGCACCCTGCGGATCCTCGACGAGGTTGCCCGGCACGTCGAATTCGACTACGACGTCATCCCCGGCATCACCGCAATCCAGGCGCTGACCGCGCGGCACCGGATCCCGCTCAATGACGTGGGCGAACCCGTGCTCATCACCACCGGGCGGAAACTGCGCAAGACCGGCCTGACCGGCTCGGCCGTGGTGATGCTCGACGGCGACTGCGCCTTCCTCGGCTGCCCGCCGCAGACCCGGATCTGGTGGGGCGCCTACCTCGGCACCGGAGACGAACTGTTGATGTCGGGCACCGTCGGCGAGGTGGGCGAGCGCATCGCCGCGCTGCGCGCCGAGGCTCGCGCGAAACACGGCTGGATCATGGACATCTATCTCTTGCGGGCCTAG
- a CDS encoding phage holin family protein, with the protein MGQFLLRAAVTGLALWVVTLIVPGISFVGGDTTLQRAGIILVVAIVFGVVNAIIKPVVQILSIPLYILTLGLFHVVINALMLWITAWITDHTTHWGLQIDQFWWTAIWAAIALSIVGWLFSLPLRDADRR; encoded by the coding sequence ATGGGACAGTTCCTCCTCCGCGCCGCGGTGACCGGGCTGGCGCTGTGGGTTGTGACGTTGATCGTGCCCGGCATCAGCTTCGTGGGTGGTGACACCACGCTGCAGCGAGCCGGCATCATTCTGGTGGTCGCCATCGTCTTCGGCGTGGTGAACGCGATCATCAAGCCCGTCGTGCAGATCTTGTCGATACCGCTCTACATCCTCACGCTCGGGCTGTTTCACGTCGTGATCAATGCGCTGATGTTGTGGATCACGGCCTGGATCACCGACCACACCACCCACTGGGGACTGCAGATCGACCAGTTCTGGTGGACCGCCATCTGGGCGGCGATCGCGCTGTCGATCGTGGGGTGGCTGTTCTCGCTACCGCTGCGTGACGCCGACCGCCGCTAA
- a CDS encoding Fpg/Nei family DNA glycosylase yields MPELPEVEALADHLRRHAVGQTVGRIDVAALSVLKTFDPPPTALHGQPVTGAARWGKYLGMQAGGLWLITHLSRAGWLKWSDKLAAAPLKPGKGPIGLRVHLGTPGDAPGFDLTEAGTQKRLAVWIVDDPAKVPGIATLGPDALEIGPEQLADILKPHGGRIKTVITDQKVIAGIGNAYSDEILHVAKLSPFATANKLTAAQLGALHDAMITVLTDAVQRSVGQQAATLKGEKRSGLRVHARTGLPCPVCGDTVREVSFVDKSFQYCPTCQTGGKVLADRRMSKLLK; encoded by the coding sequence ATGCCCGAACTGCCCGAAGTCGAGGCCCTGGCCGACCATCTGCGCCGGCATGCCGTCGGCCAGACGGTCGGGCGCATCGATGTCGCCGCGCTGTCGGTGCTGAAGACGTTCGACCCGCCACCGACTGCGCTGCACGGACAACCCGTGACGGGCGCGGCCCGCTGGGGCAAGTACCTCGGGATGCAGGCCGGGGGGTTGTGGCTGATCACCCACCTGTCGAGGGCGGGCTGGCTGAAATGGAGCGACAAGCTCGCGGCCGCGCCGCTCAAGCCGGGTAAGGGCCCGATCGGACTGCGGGTGCACCTCGGAACGCCCGGCGACGCACCCGGTTTCGACCTGACCGAGGCAGGCACCCAGAAGCGGCTCGCGGTGTGGATCGTCGACGACCCGGCCAAGGTTCCCGGCATCGCAACGCTGGGCCCCGACGCTCTGGAGATCGGACCCGAACAGCTGGCCGACATTCTCAAGCCGCATGGCGGACGGATCAAGACGGTGATCACCGATCAGAAGGTGATCGCCGGAATCGGCAACGCCTACAGCGACGAGATACTGCACGTGGCGAAACTGTCGCCGTTCGCGACGGCCAACAAGCTCACCGCCGCGCAACTCGGCGCCCTGCACGACGCGATGATCACTGTGCTGACCGACGCTGTGCAGCGTTCGGTGGGGCAGCAGGCCGCAACGCTGAAGGGGGAGAAGCGATCTGGACTACGGGTCCATGCCCGTACCGGCTTGCCCTGCCCGGTGTGCGGTGACACCGTGCGCGAGGTCTCCTTCGTCGACAAGTCGTTTCAGTACTGCCCGACGTGTCAGACCGGCGGCAAGGTGCTGGCCGACCGGCGGATGTCGAAGCTGCTGAAGTAG
- a CDS encoding SDR family oxidoreductase, translating to MTRKKILITGASSGLGAGMARAFAAKGRDLALCARRLDRLDELKAELTRRHPNITVAIAALDVDDHDRVPEVFAELSDQLGGIDRVIVNAGIGKGAPLGSGKLWANKATIETNLVSALVQIEAALAMLRAAGSGHLVLMSSVMGNRGVPGVKAAYAASKAGLSSLGESLRAEYASGPIRVTVIEPGYIESEMTAKSKTTMLMVDTDTGVRQIVAAIEREPGRAVVPGWPWIPLVALMKVVPTRFAKLFA from the coding sequence GTGACCCGGAAGAAGATCCTCATCACCGGGGCGAGTTCCGGACTCGGGGCCGGGATGGCCCGCGCGTTCGCGGCGAAGGGTCGCGATCTGGCGTTGTGCGCGCGCCGTCTGGACCGCCTCGACGAGTTGAAGGCCGAACTGACCAGGCGGCACCCCAACATCACGGTTGCCATCGCCGCTTTGGACGTCGACGACCACGACCGGGTGCCCGAGGTGTTCGCCGAACTCTCCGATCAACTCGGCGGCATCGACCGGGTCATCGTCAACGCCGGGATCGGCAAGGGCGCCCCGCTCGGCTCCGGCAAGTTGTGGGCCAACAAGGCCACCATCGAGACCAACCTGGTCTCGGCGCTGGTGCAGATCGAGGCGGCGCTGGCGATGTTGCGGGCGGCGGGCTCGGGGCATCTGGTGCTGATGTCGAGTGTGATGGGCAACCGCGGCGTTCCCGGCGTCAAGGCCGCCTACGCGGCGAGCAAGGCCGGGCTGAGCTCGCTGGGTGAGTCCTTGCGCGCCGAATATGCCTCTGGCCCAATCAGAGTCACCGTCATCGAACCCGGCTACATCGAGTCGGAGATGACCGCGAAATCGAAGACCACCATGCTGATGGTCGACACCGACACCGGCGTGCGCCAGATCGTCGCGGCCATCGAGCGGGAACCCGGGCGCGCGGTCGTGCCCGGGTGGCCGTGGATTCCGCTGGTGGCGCTGATGAAGGTGGTACCGACCCGGTTCGCCAAGCTGTTCGCCTAG
- the pgi gene encoding glucose-6-phosphate isomerase, protein MTGDISATPEWNALSRHHDQIAGKHLREFFDEDPARGRELTLTVGDLYIDYSKHRVTRETLSLLVDLARAANLEERRDAMLAGQHINTSENRAVLHTALRLPRDATLEVDGQNVVADVHQVLDAMGDFTDRLRSGEWTGATGERIKTVVNIGIGGSDLGPVMVYQALRHYADAGISARFVSNVDPADLVAKLDGLDPATTLFIVASKTFSTLETLTNATAARRWLTDALGDAAVSKHFVAVSTNKKLVDNFGINTANMFGFWDWVGGRYSVDSAIGLSVMAVIGREAFADFLSGFHIVDRHFATAPLESNAPALLGLIGLWYSDFFGAETRAVLPYSNDLSRFAAYLQQLTMESNGKSVKADGSPVTTPTGEIFWGEPGTNGQHAFYQLLHQGTRLVPADFIGFSQPTDDLPTADGSGSMHDLLMSNFFAQTQVLAFGKTAEEIAAEGTPADVVPHKVMPGNRPSTSILADRLTPSVVGQLIALYEHQVFTEGVIWGIDSFDQWGVELGKTQAKALLGVITSDGSPPKQTDSSTDELVRRYREERGRAR, encoded by the coding sequence ATGACTGGAGACATTTCCGCTACACCGGAATGGAACGCGCTGAGTCGCCACCACGACCAGATCGCCGGGAAACACCTCCGCGAGTTTTTCGACGAAGATCCGGCCCGCGGCCGCGAGCTCACGCTGACCGTCGGCGACCTGTACATCGACTACAGCAAGCACCGCGTCACCCGGGAGACACTGTCGCTGCTGGTCGATCTGGCCCGCGCCGCGAACCTCGAAGAGCGCCGCGACGCCATGCTGGCCGGGCAGCACATCAACACCTCCGAGAACCGCGCGGTGCTGCACACCGCGCTTCGTCTGCCGCGTGACGCCACCCTGGAGGTCGACGGTCAGAACGTGGTCGCCGACGTGCACCAGGTGCTCGACGCGATGGGCGACTTCACCGACCGGCTGCGTAGCGGCGAATGGACCGGCGCCACCGGCGAGCGGATCAAGACCGTGGTCAACATCGGCATCGGCGGCTCGGATCTGGGCCCGGTGATGGTGTATCAGGCGTTGCGGCACTACGCCGACGCCGGCATCTCGGCCCGGTTCGTCTCCAACGTCGACCCGGCCGACCTGGTCGCCAAGCTCGACGGGCTCGACCCTGCCACAACGCTTTTCATCGTCGCATCCAAGACGTTCTCGACGCTGGAGACGTTGACCAATGCCACCGCCGCCCGGCGCTGGCTGACCGACGCCCTCGGCGACGCCGCGGTGTCGAAGCACTTCGTGGCTGTCTCCACGAACAAGAAGCTGGTGGACAACTTCGGCATCAACACCGCCAACATGTTCGGCTTCTGGGACTGGGTGGGCGGCCGCTACTCGGTCGATTCGGCGATCGGCCTGTCGGTGATGGCGGTGATCGGCCGGGAGGCGTTCGCCGACTTCCTGTCCGGTTTCCACATCGTCGACCGCCACTTCGCCACTGCGCCTTTGGAATCCAATGCGCCGGCACTGCTCGGGCTGATCGGCCTGTGGTATTCGGACTTCTTCGGCGCCGAGACCCGTGCGGTGCTGCCGTACTCGAATGACCTGTCCCGCTTCGCGGCGTACCTGCAGCAGCTGACGATGGAGTCCAACGGTAAGTCGGTGAAGGCCGACGGTTCCCCGGTGACGACGCCGACGGGTGAGATCTTCTGGGGCGAGCCGGGAACCAACGGCCAGCATGCGTTCTACCAACTGCTGCACCAGGGCACCCGGCTGGTTCCCGCGGACTTCATCGGGTTCTCCCAGCCCACGGACGACCTTCCGACCGCCGACGGGTCGGGCAGCATGCACGACCTGTTGATGAGCAACTTCTTCGCCCAGACCCAGGTGCTGGCGTTCGGCAAGACGGCCGAGGAGATCGCGGCCGAAGGAACCCCGGCCGATGTCGTTCCACACAAGGTGATGCCGGGCAACCGGCCCAGCACGTCGATCCTGGCGGACCGGTTGACCCCGTCGGTGGTGGGCCAGCTGATCGCGCTCTACGAACACCAGGTGTTCACCGAGGGCGTGATCTGGGGTATCGACTCGTTCGACCAGTGGGGCGTCGAGCTGGGCAAGACTCAGGCGAAGGCGCTGCTCGGAGTGATCACCAGCGACGGCTCGCCGCCCAAGCAGACCGACAGCTCGACCGACGAGCTGGTGCGGCGTTATCGCGAGGAGCGCGGCCGAGCTCGCTAG
- a CDS encoding NAD-dependent succinate-semialdehyde dehydrogenase: protein MSTPDIERLLSSVPTGLWIGGEERPGSSTFEVFDPSNDEVIATVADATAEDAVAALDAACAVQAQWAATPARDRGEILRSVFETIIDRADDLAALMTLEMGKVVAESMGEVKYGAEFFRWFAEEAVRIGGRYTPSPAGTGRIIVTKQPVGPCYAITPWNFPLAMGTRKIGPAFAAGCTMIIKPAQETPLTMLLLAKLMAEAGLPKGVLSILPTSRPGEVTKALIDDGRLRKLTFTGSTGVGKALVAQSADKLLRTSMELGGNAPFVVFDDADVDAAVEGAMLAKMRNGGEACTAANRIHVANAVIDEFTDKFVKRMAEVTLGNGLDPSSKLGPLINTKQLNKVQELVNDAVDKGAKVALGGEAPGGPGNFYPATVLTDIPPTARILTEEVFGPVAPIIGFDSEEDGVAAANNTEYGLAAYIYTESLDRALRVAEAIESGMVGVNRGVISDPAAPFGGVKESGFGREGGIEGIDEYLDTKYIALTK from the coding sequence ATGAGCACCCCAGACATTGAACGGCTGTTGTCGTCGGTTCCCACGGGTTTGTGGATCGGCGGAGAAGAGCGGCCGGGGTCGTCCACCTTCGAGGTCTTCGACCCGTCGAACGACGAAGTCATCGCGACGGTGGCCGATGCCACCGCCGAGGACGCTGTCGCCGCGCTCGACGCCGCCTGCGCGGTGCAGGCGCAGTGGGCAGCCACCCCGGCGCGGGATCGTGGCGAGATCCTGCGTTCGGTGTTCGAGACGATCATCGACCGCGCCGACGACCTCGCCGCGCTGATGACCCTGGAGATGGGCAAGGTCGTCGCCGAGAGCATGGGTGAGGTCAAGTACGGCGCCGAGTTCTTCCGCTGGTTCGCCGAGGAGGCGGTGCGCATCGGCGGCCGCTACACCCCGTCGCCGGCCGGCACCGGCCGGATCATCGTCACCAAGCAGCCCGTCGGCCCGTGCTACGCGATCACGCCGTGGAACTTCCCGCTGGCCATGGGAACCCGCAAGATCGGGCCCGCGTTCGCGGCCGGCTGCACCATGATCATCAAGCCTGCCCAGGAGACCCCGCTGACCATGCTGCTGCTGGCCAAGCTGATGGCTGAAGCCGGTCTGCCCAAGGGTGTGCTGTCAATCCTGCCCACGAGCCGGCCTGGTGAGGTCACCAAGGCGCTTATCGACGACGGTCGGCTGCGCAAGCTGACCTTCACCGGCTCCACCGGCGTCGGCAAGGCGCTGGTCGCGCAGTCGGCGGACAAGCTGCTGCGCACGTCGATGGAGCTGGGCGGCAACGCGCCGTTCGTCGTCTTCGACGACGCCGACGTCGATGCCGCGGTCGAGGGCGCGATGCTGGCCAAGATGCGCAACGGCGGCGAGGCGTGCACGGCGGCCAATCGCATCCACGTCGCCAACGCGGTGATCGACGAATTCACCGACAAGTTCGTCAAGCGGATGGCCGAGGTCACCCTGGGCAACGGGCTGGACCCGTCGAGCAAGCTGGGTCCGCTGATCAACACCAAGCAGCTGAACAAGGTTCAGGAACTCGTCAACGACGCCGTGGACAAGGGCGCCAAGGTTGCCCTCGGCGGCGAGGCTCCCGGCGGCCCAGGCAACTTCTACCCGGCCACCGTCCTCACCGACATCCCGCCGACCGCGCGCATCCTCACCGAGGAGGTGTTCGGGCCCGTCGCGCCGATCATCGGCTTCGACTCCGAGGAGGATGGCGTCGCCGCGGCCAACAACACCGAATACGGGCTGGCGGCCTATATCTACACCGAGTCGCTGGACCGGGCACTACGGGTCGCCGAGGCGATCGAATCCGGCATGGTCGGGGTGAATCGGGGCGTGATCTCCGATCCGGCCGCGCCGTTCGGCGGCGTCAAGGAATCCGGCTTCGGTCGTGAGGGTGGCATCGAGGGCATCGACGAATACTTGGACACCAAGTACATCGCGCTGACCAAGTAG
- a CDS encoding long-chain-fatty-acid--CoA ligase, which translates to MTTGMYLTQGLHRALRATPHDTMTICAGRVRSVADVADRVARLAGAFQSLGVGEGDRVAMLSLNSDHYSEYLLATPWAGAVLNPINIRWSAAEIAYSLRDSDTRTLLIDDTFLPLLADLRSQSTDVVNVIHCGDGAAPDGLLSYEELVAANDPVPDAHRCGSDLAGLFYTGGTSGHPKGVMLTHDNLMTSALGCLASGLFLTSGGPLLHAAPMFHLADLAIWLAQVCRGGTHVFIPAFRPDWVLEAVQAHRITDLLLVPTMVQMLVDDPAVADHDTSSLQAVLYGGSPISAALLERAAVRLPTASFVQAYGMTEVSPVATLLAPQDHHDPTLRRSGGRAAPHSEVRIVGEDDTELPPGEVGEITVRGGHVMAGYWGRPEETAAALKGGWMHTGDAGYLDEHGYLFVVDRIKDMIVSGGENVYSVEVENALARHPAVATCAVIGVPDERWGERVHAVVVLVAGAQAEPSELREFCKTLIGGYKVPRSIEVVDALPVSAAGKVLKRELRAKYWNASERSVS; encoded by the coding sequence ATGACCACCGGCATGTATCTGACCCAGGGTTTGCATCGGGCCCTGCGCGCCACGCCACACGACACGATGACTATCTGCGCCGGGCGCGTCCGCAGTGTCGCCGATGTGGCCGACCGGGTGGCCCGGCTGGCCGGCGCCTTTCAGTCGCTGGGGGTCGGCGAAGGTGATCGCGTGGCGATGCTGTCGCTGAATTCCGATCACTACTCGGAGTATCTGCTCGCGACGCCGTGGGCCGGTGCCGTGCTCAACCCGATCAACATCCGCTGGAGCGCGGCGGAGATCGCGTACAGCCTGCGCGATTCCGATACCCGCACACTGCTGATCGACGACACCTTCCTGCCGCTGCTTGCCGACTTACGTTCGCAGTCAACTGATGTGGTGAACGTCATCCACTGCGGCGACGGCGCCGCACCGGATGGACTGCTCAGCTATGAGGAGCTGGTGGCGGCCAATGACCCGGTGCCCGACGCGCATCGCTGTGGCTCGGATCTGGCGGGCCTGTTCTACACCGGCGGCACCAGCGGTCACCCGAAGGGCGTCATGCTGACCCACGACAACCTGATGACCTCGGCGCTCGGGTGTTTGGCGTCCGGGTTGTTCCTGACCTCGGGCGGCCCGCTGCTGCATGCCGCGCCGATGTTCCACCTCGCTGATCTGGCGATCTGGCTGGCCCAGGTCTGCCGGGGTGGCACCCACGTCTTCATCCCGGCATTCCGGCCGGACTGGGTGCTCGAGGCCGTACAGGCGCACCGGATCACCGACCTGCTGCTGGTGCCGACGATGGTGCAGATGCTGGTCGACGACCCCGCGGTGGCCGACCACGACACCAGCAGCCTGCAGGCGGTGCTCTACGGCGGATCGCCGATCTCGGCCGCGCTGCTCGAACGTGCCGCGGTGCGACTGCCCACCGCGTCGTTCGTGCAGGCCTACGGCATGACCGAGGTCTCGCCCGTCGCCACCCTGCTGGCGCCGCAGGACCACCACGACCCGACCCTGCGCCGGTCCGGTGGGCGTGCCGCACCGCACTCGGAGGTCCGCATCGTCGGCGAGGACGACACCGAGCTGCCCCCGGGCGAAGTCGGCGAGATCACGGTGCGCGGGGGCCACGTGATGGCCGGGTACTGGGGCAGGCCCGAGGAGACTGCTGCCGCCCTGAAGGGCGGTTGGATGCACACCGGCGACGCCGGCTACCTGGACGAACACGGCTACCTGTTCGTCGTCGACCGCATCAAGGACATGATCGTGTCCGGCGGGGAGAACGTGTACTCCGTCGAGGTGGAGAACGCGCTGGCGCGTCACCCCGCTGTCGCGACGTGCGCGGTCATCGGCGTCCCCGACGAACGGTGGGGTGAGCGGGTGCACGCCGTGGTGGTGCTGGTCGCCGGGGCGCAGGCCGAGCCGAGCGAACTGCGGGAGTTCTGCAAGACGCTCATCGGCGGCTACAAGGTCCCCCGCAGCATCGAGGTCGTCGACGCACTGCCGGTGTCGGCGGCGGGCAAAGTCCTCAAACGAGAACTGCGAGCCAAGTATTGGAACGCATCGGAACGCTCGGTCAGCTGA